The Thermomonospora curvata DSM 43183 DNA segment CGGCGCGCTGCTGGCCGCGATGGTGGCGATCTTGATGATGGGGCCGGTCACCGCGAATCTGCGCTTTCCGTTCGACCCGCGCCCCCAGCCGTCCACCGAGGAGGCGCGGGAGAAAGGGGCGGAGAGCGGCGACCACCCGGCGTTGGCGGCGCCGGGCGCCGGCGGTATGCCGGGGCCCGGCGGCGGGTACGGCCGGACGCCCTCGCCGGGTCCGCCCTTCGGTGAGGTCCCGCCCGACGAGCCGCCGGAGGACCGCACTCCGCAACCGCCGGGGCCGGATCCGTCCGGGCCGCCCGGCCCGTCCCCGTCGCCGAACCCGACCCAGCCGCCGGATCCCTCGCAGCCCCCTCAACCTCCCTACCCGTCCCAGCCGCCCCTGCCGTCGCCGTCTCCGCCGCCCGCGGAAGGGCGGCTGGTCGTCGGCCCGGCCTCGGTGGTCGTGGGCCGGCAGGGCGCCACCATCACGCTCACCGCCCAGGACGGCCCGGTCGTCTGGACCGCGGTCACCACCAGCGACAAGCTGAGCCTGTCACTGGGGTCGGGGACGCTGCAGGCGGGCGCCTCGGTCGAGCTGCAGGTGGTGCTGGCCCGGCGTTCGCTGATCAATCTGCCCGGCAATGCCGCGATCACGGTGACCGACGCGGCGGGCAACCGGCACGAGGTCCAGGTGAAGTGGCGGCTGTCGCTGTTTTGAGGCCTCAGGGCCCGAGGTGCTCGCGGATCACTTCCATCCGCTCGCCCAGCGCCTGCTGGACGCGGGCCTCCATGGCCCGGGCGATGAACGGTTCCACCACCGTCTTCACCAGCGGGCGCATCCGCCGCACCAGCGCGGCCAGCTCGGCCGGCGCCAAGTCGCCGCCCGGCCCGTCCATCCGGGCGAAGACGTGCTCGCCGACCAAGGAGACGAACCGGTCGGCGATCACCTCGCAGTCGTCGCGGATCCGCTCGGCGACATCCAGCACCGCGGCCACGGGGATCCCGGCGGCGACCAGCTCGGCGCCCACGTGCAGCAGCCGGGGGCTGGGCACCCGGTAGCGGTCGCCTTCGGGCTCGATCAGGCCCAGCGCGGTGGCCCGCTCCAGCAGCGGGCCGATCTCCTCCTCCGCCAGCCCCTTGCCGAAGGAGGCCACCAGCTCCTCGACCGTCACCTGGCCGGGCAGCTCCTCCGACCAGGGGTCGGTGAGCACCTTCTCCAGGCCGAGGACCTCGCTGACGTCCCTGCCGTGCTCCCAGGCCAGCAGCAGTTCCTTGATGACCGCCAGGGTGTAGCCGCGCGCCAGCAGCTGGCCGATCAGCCGCAGCCGGGCCAGGTGGGAGTCGTCGTAGTAGCCGACCCGGCCGCGCAGGCGGGGCGGCGGCAGCAGCCCGCGGTCCTGGTAGGCGCGGACGTTGCGGACGGTCGTCCCGGCCGCGCGGGCCAGGTCGTCGATCCGGTAGTCGGCCATCGCGGTGACTCACCTCCCGTTGACCGCCCTGATCTTACGACCGATCATTGTCACATTGATCGATGTCAAGGTTTGGGGGCGGTTGATGACCGAGGCGCCATCGAGCGACCAGCTGATCGAGGAGACCCTGCTGGGCGGGCCGGCCCGCTACACCCGCGCGCAGGTCGAGAAGCTGTCGGGCGTCCCGGCCGACTACGGGCTGCGGATCTGGCGGGCGCTGGGCTTTCCCACCCCTCCCGAGGACGAGGCCGCCTTCACCGACGAGGACGTGGCCGCGCTGCAGGAGATCCGCGAGCTGCTGGACACCGAGCTGGTGGACGAGGAGATGGTGCTGCACCTGGCCCGCGCGGTCGGCCAGACCATGGGCCGGCTGGCCGGCTGGCTGGGCGGGGTGTGGCTGCGCCGGCTCGGCCAGGAGATCCCCGACGACCAGCCGGTCACCGAGGAGCTGGTGTTCACCGCGCTGGCGGCCACCGAGGAGCTGCGCCCCCGCTTCGAACGGCTGCTGCTGCACGGCTGGCGCCGCCAGCTGGCCGCCTCCGCGCTGCACTCGCTGACCACCACCGCCGCCGCGACCGCCGACCCGGCCAGCGGGGTGGCGCTGATGGCGGCCGGTTTCGCCGACGTGGTCTCCTTCACCCGCCTCAGCCGCCGCATGGACGAACGGGAGCTGGCCGAGTTCGTCGAGCGCTTTGAGGCCACCGCCGCCGGGATCATCGCCGACCTGGGCGGCCGGCTGGTCAAGACGCTGGGCGATGAGGTCTTCTTCGTCGCCGCCGACGCCGCCGTCGCCGCCGAGATCGCGCTGTCGCTGGCCGGACGCCACGGCGTCGACCCCGGCTTCCCGCGGGTGCGGGCCGGGCTGGCCTACGGCGAGGTGATCTTGCGGCTGGGCGACTTCTTCGGCACCCCCGTCAACCTCGCCGCCCGCCTCACCTCCATCGCCTACCCCGGCGCGGTGCTGGTGGACGGCGAACTGGCCGCCGCCCTGGCCGACGACGACCGCTACGACTTCTCCTCGCTGCGCCCCCGCCCGTTGCAGGGCCTGGGCCGGGTCCGCCCCCGCCTGCTGCGCCGCCGCACGTCCTGACCCCGCGGGGCGCCCCGGCCGGCGGCGCCCCGCGGGGCCGGCGGGGTCACTGCTTGGCCAGCGGGGCCAGGGCGCGCCACTGCTCCAGCGGCAGGGTCCGGTAGTCGGCGGTGATGACCTGGACGGCGGCGTGGTCGGCGCCGGCCTGGAAGTGCTCGGCGATGCGCCGTTCGGCCGCCTCCACATCGCCGATCGCGAAGACCGCGTCGATCAGCCGGTCGCTGCCGCCGCCCGCGAAGTCCTCCTCGGTGAAGCCCAGGCGCAGCAGGTTGTTGGTGTAGTTGGGCAGCTGCAGGTAGAAGGACAGATGGTCGCGGGCGCTGCGGCGGCCCCGCTCCAGGTCGGTGTCGAGCACCACCTTCACCTCGGGGGCCAGCAGCGGCCCGTCCCCCAGCACCTGCCGGGCCCGGTGGGTGTGCTCGGGGGTGACCAGGTACGGGTGGGCGCCGGCGGCGCGGTCCCGGGCCGCCGCCAGCATCTTCGGGCCGAGCGCGGCCAGCACCCGCTCGGCGGCCGGCACCCCGGCGGCGTCCAGCTCATCCAGGTAGCTCATCATCGTCGCGTACGGACGGCGGTAGCGGTCGCCGACCGCCGGCCCGTGGCTGATGCCCAGCCCCAGCAGGAAGCGCCCGGGATGGTCGTGGGCGAGCGCCCGGTGCTGGGCGGCCACCTCCGAGGCCGGATGGTCCCAGACGCTGAGGATCCCGGTGGCCACCACGATGCGGGAGGAGGCCTCGATGAGCACCCGGGCCGACTGCACCCCCGGGCTGCCGCCCAGCCAGATCGCCCCATAGCCGAGCTCCTCCAGCTCGGCGACCGCCTCCGCGATCGGCTCGGGGGCCTTGGGCCGCCGGGTCCGCAGCGCGGGAGTCCAAATGCCGATCCGTCCGAGTTCCATCCACGCCTCCGTTGTCGATCATCCGGCTCTTGTGGCAACCGGGCGGCGGTGCCCGCTGTTCCCGCCGCGCCGCTTCGGCGACGCCGGGGCGGGAGGAGTTCCGGGCACGACTCCCCGCCGGGGGCATGCCCGTGCCGCGGCCGGAGTTCCTTCAGGACCTCGTGCCGAACATGCCCGCCGATGATCGAACCGTGGCAAAGGCGCCCCGCCGCGGCGCGCGGTGACCGGCACCGCGCGCCGCAGCCGGGCCTCGGCTCAGGGCACCACGCCGGAGCGTGCCTCGGGTACTCGTCCGTACCGTCCATCGCCGCAGCGGCAGACGGTGGTGAGGAAGGCGATCGATCCGGCCGCGCTCATGCTCGTCCCCGTCGGCGCTGCTGGCAGGAGACACAGCAACGGGCGTACGGCAAGATCTCCAGCCGCCCCTCGGGGATGGGCTTGCCGCACTTTTCGCACAGTCCGTACCGGCCCTGCCGCAGCCGCAGCAGCGCCTCCTCGATGTCCTCCAGCGTCTGCCGCAGCGCGTCGGCCTGCACCAGCGCCGTGTCATCGGGCTGCCCGTCGTCGGACCGCGTCAGGGCGGCCAGCTGGGCCTCCCGGCTGCGGCGCTCCTCCTCCAGCCGCTGCCGGACCTCCCGGCCCCGGGGGCTGTCGGGGTCGTAGCCGCCGGTGACGCTGTGGGCGGTGTCCAGGGTCATCGATGACCTCCTTTCGGGCGCCCGCAGGCGCCCCGGATAATCCAATGCCCCCCACGGTTTCGTGGAGGGCATGCCACGACGCCGATGTCCGGCCGCCGGGGTTCACAGCGGTGGTTTTCCGGACATCGGCGACGAGATCGGGCAGGATTTATTGGATCCGTCCTCACCATGAGTGAATTGCCCGGGCGGCGCAATCGGTGGCAACACCCATCTGGCGGCCGGGCCACCATGTAGAAGCGGGACCGCTCCAGGCGGCTTTCATCAGCGGCAATGGACGCCGTGCCCGATCGACCGGCCGGGGCGGGCGCGGCACAGTGGAGATGACGCCCGGGCCGACGAGCAGAGATGGGGGACTGCGGTCAGTGCGGCTGTTCTGGCGAGTGTTCTGGCTGAACACCCTGGTGTTCGCGGTGGCCACCGTGCTGCTGGCGATCGGCCCGTGGACGGTGTCGGCCCCCATCCGCCTGGTGGAGCTGGCGGTGCTGCTCACCGGGGCGGCGGCGCTGCTGGCCATCAACGCCGCGCTGCTGCGCTGGGGGCTGGCGCCGCTGGACCGGCTCACCCGCACCATGGCCACCGTGGACCTGCTGCAGCCCGGCCAGCGGCTGCCGGTCACCGGCAGCGGCGAGGTCGCCGCGCTGATCGACACCTTCAACCAGATGCTGCAGCGGCTGGAGACCGAACGCAGCACCAGCAGCGCCCGCGCCCTGTCGGCCCAGGAGGAGGAGCGCCGCCGCATCGCCCAGGAACTGCACGACGAGATAGGCCAGAGCCTGACCGCCGTGCTGCTGGAGCTCAAACGCCTCACCGACCGGGTCCCCGAGCCGCTGCGCGAGGACGTGCGGTATGCGCAGGAGACCATCCGCGACAGCCTGGATGAGGTCCGCCGGATCGCCCGCCGGCTGCGGCCCGGGGTGCTGGAAGACCTCGGGCTGGCCAGTGCGCTGACCGCGCTGACCAGCCAGTTCTCCGAACACACCGGGATCAGGGTGCGCCGGTCGCTGCATCCGGACCTGCCCCCGCTCACCCCGCAGGTGGAGCTGGTGCTGTACCGGATCGCCCAGGAGAGCCTCACCAACGCCGCCCGGCACTCCGGCGCCGGTGCGGTCGAGCTGAAGCTGGCCCCGGCGGACGGCGGGGTGCGGCTGGACATCACCGATGACGGCCGCGGGCTGAACGGGGCGCCCGAGGGCGCCGGGATCCGGGGCATGCGGGAGCGGGCCCTGCTGGTGGGCGGGCGGCTCACCCTCGAGTCCGGCCCCGAGGGCGGCACCCGGGTCTCCCTGCATGTGCCCACTCCTCCGAAAGGACCCCAGGAAGGACGAGGACCACGACCATGACCGACGAGACGGCGGCCCACCCGCAGGGGCGGGTCGTCTCCGAGCCGGCCCAGGGCCGCCCGGACGGCCCGGCCAAGACGCGCATCCTGCTCGCCGACGACCACGCGCTGGTGCGGCGGGGCGTGCGGCTCATCCTGGACGGCGAGCCGGACCTGTGGGTGGTCGGCGAGGCCGGGGACGGCGCCGAGGCGATCGAACAGGTGCGGCGTCGGGCGGGCACGCCGCAGGAGGTCGATCTGGCCGTGCTGGATGTGGCGATGCCGCGGATGACCGGCCTGCAGGCCGCCCGGGAGCTGTCGCGGATGTATCCGCGGCTGCGGATCCTCATCCTCACCATGCACGACAACGAGCAGTACCTGTTCGAGGCGCTCAAGGCCGGGGCGGCCGGGTATGTGCTCAAGTCGCTGGCCGACCGCGATCTGGTGCAGGCTTGCCGGGCGGCGGTGCGCGGCGAGCCTTTTTTGTACCCCGGCGCGATCAGCGTGCTGATCCGCAGCTACCTGGAGCAGGCCCGCCAGGGGGAGGAGCCGGAGACGCCGCTCACCCCGCGCGAGGAGGAGATCCTCAAGCTGGTCGCCGAGGGCCACTCCTCCCGGGAGATCGCCGACACGCTGTTCATCAGCGTCAAGACCGTCGAGCGGCACCGCGCCAACATCCTGGCCAAGCTCGGCATGAAGGACCGCCTGGAGCTGACCCGCTACGCCATCCGCACCGGCCTGATCGAGCCGTGACCGTCAGGGCCGGCGCGGCGGGAGCGTCACCACATCGGCGCCGCGATGCGCATAGGGCCCGGTCAGCTCGCCGACCTGGATGGCCCGGCTGATGTCGCTGGGGGTGACGAGCCCGATGACCCGCCGGTCCGGCGACAGCACCACGGCGCGCCCGTCGGTGCAGCCGGACATGTTCGCCAGCAGCTCGGTGAGCGGCTGCTCGGGCCGTCCCAGGGGGATGCCCTCCAGGGGGCAGGCGATCTCCCGCAGCGTGGTGGTGGCCCGCAGCGCGGCGGGGACGTCGCGGATCCGGTTCAAGGTGACCAGCCCGTCCAGCCGGCCCAGCTCGTCCACCAGCGGGTAGGTGGAGAACCGGCGGGCCAGCACGACCTGGTGGATGAAGTCCGCCACCGTCTCGTCCGGATGGGCGGTGAGCGGATGGGGCGTCATCACATCGCCGACGCGGACCCCGCCCAGCACCGTCTGGACGCGGGTCTGCTGCTCTTCCGCCGCGGCGGCGTTGACCAGGAACCAGCCGATCAGCGCCAGCCACAGCCCGTTGACCCCCATCCCGGTGACCACCTGCAGCAGCCCCAGCGTGATCAGGACGAACCCGAAGGCCCGCCCGGCGCGGGCCGCGCTGATCGCCGCCGCGTGCCGGTCGCCCCGCCACCGCCACAGCGCGGCCCGCAGCACCCGCCCGCCGTCCAGCGGCGCCGCCGGGATCAGGTTGAACACCGCCAGCACCACGTTCAGCAGCGCCAGGTACACCAGCGTGCCCACCGCCAGCGGCGACCCGGTGGCCCAGCCCACCGCCAGGGCCAGCAGCCAGAACACTGCGCCCAGCGCCACGCTGGTGAGCGGCCCGACCACGGCGATCAGGAAGTCGGCGCGCGGGGTGCGGGGCTCGCCGTGCAGCCGGGCCACCCCGCCCAGCAGCCACAGCGTGATGCCCTCGACCTCCACGCC contains these protein-coding regions:
- a CDS encoding MerR family transcriptional regulator, translating into MADYRIDDLARAAGTTVRNVRAYQDRGLLPPPRLRGRVGYYDDSHLARLRLIGQLLARGYTLAVIKELLLAWEHGRDVSEVLGLEKVLTDPWSEELPGQVTVEELVASFGKGLAEEEIGPLLERATALGLIEPEGDRYRVPSPRLLHVGAELVAAGIPVAAVLDVAERIRDDCEVIADRFVSLVGEHVFARMDGPGGDLAPAELAALVRRMRPLVKTVVEPFIARAMEARVQQALGERMEVIREHLGP
- a CDS encoding adenylate/guanylate cyclase domain-containing protein — protein: MTEAPSSDQLIEETLLGGPARYTRAQVEKLSGVPADYGLRIWRALGFPTPPEDEAAFTDEDVAALQEIRELLDTELVDEEMVLHLARAVGQTMGRLAGWLGGVWLRRLGQEIPDDQPVTEELVFTALAATEELRPRFERLLLHGWRRQLAASALHSLTTTAAATADPASGVALMAAGFADVVSFTRLSRRMDERELAEFVERFEATAAGIIADLGGRLVKTLGDEVFFVAADAAVAAEIALSLAGRHGVDPGFPRVRAGLAYGEVILRLGDFFGTPVNLAARLTSIAYPGAVLVDGELAAALADDDRYDFSSLRPRPLQGLGRVRPRLLRRRTS
- a CDS encoding LLM class F420-dependent oxidoreductase, with the translated sequence MELGRIGIWTPALRTRRPKAPEPIAEAVAELEELGYGAIWLGGSPGVQSARVLIEASSRIVVATGILSVWDHPASEVAAQHRALAHDHPGRFLLGLGISHGPAVGDRYRRPYATMMSYLDELDAAGVPAAERVLAALGPKMLAAARDRAAGAHPYLVTPEHTHRARQVLGDGPLLAPEVKVVLDTDLERGRRSARDHLSFYLQLPNYTNNLLRLGFTEEDFAGGGSDRLIDAVFAIGDVEAAERRIAEHFQAGADHAAVQVITADYRTLPLEQWRALAPLAKQ
- a CDS encoding TraR/DksA family transcriptional regulator; this translates as MTLDTAHSVTGGYDPDSPRGREVRQRLEEERRSREAQLAALTRSDDGQPDDTALVQADALRQTLEDIEEALLRLRQGRYGLCEKCGKPIPEGRLEILPYARCCVSCQQRRRGRA
- a CDS encoding sensor histidine kinase, with the protein product MRLFWRVFWLNTLVFAVATVLLAIGPWTVSAPIRLVELAVLLTGAAALLAINAALLRWGLAPLDRLTRTMATVDLLQPGQRLPVTGSGEVAALIDTFNQMLQRLETERSTSSARALSAQEEERRRIAQELHDEIGQSLTAVLLELKRLTDRVPEPLREDVRYAQETIRDSLDEVRRIARRLRPGVLEDLGLASALTALTSQFSEHTGIRVRRSLHPDLPPLTPQVELVLYRIAQESLTNAARHSGAGAVELKLAPADGGVRLDITDDGRGLNGAPEGAGIRGMRERALLVGGRLTLESGPEGGTRVSLHVPTPPKGPQEGRGPRP
- a CDS encoding response regulator, translated to MTDETAAHPQGRVVSEPAQGRPDGPAKTRILLADDHALVRRGVRLILDGEPDLWVVGEAGDGAEAIEQVRRRAGTPQEVDLAVLDVAMPRMTGLQAARELSRMYPRLRILILTMHDNEQYLFEALKAGAAGYVLKSLADRDLVQACRAAVRGEPFLYPGAISVLIRSYLEQARQGEEPETPLTPREEEILKLVAEGHSSREIADTLFISVKTVERHRANILAKLGMKDRLELTRYAIRTGLIEP
- a CDS encoding site-2 protease family protein; this translates as MNESVRLGRIAGIPVGLNVSVLVIVVILVVGLAFGLFPESFAGYSTAAYLLAALLAALAFLASLLAHELAHAVVAKRHGVEVEGITLWLLGGVARLHGEPRTPRADFLIAVVGPLTSVALGAVFWLLALAVGWATGSPLAVGTLVYLALLNVVLAVFNLIPAAPLDGGRVLRAALWRWRGDRHAAAISAARAGRAFGFVLITLGLLQVVTGMGVNGLWLALIGWFLVNAAAAEEQQTRVQTVLGGVRVGDVMTPHPLTAHPDETVADFIHQVVLARRFSTYPLVDELGRLDGLVTLNRIRDVPAALRATTTLREIACPLEGIPLGRPEQPLTELLANMSGCTDGRAVVLSPDRRVIGLVTPSDISRAIQVGELTGPYAHRGADVVTLPPRRP